A portion of the Rhodococcus pseudokoreensis genome contains these proteins:
- a CDS encoding IclR family transcriptional regulator, protein MQPEDALNVRGRSRHRTVDRIAAILELVARSRTGLTLSGMAKELDAPISSTQGLVNGLVATGYLEEHERRYSLGSAPYLLNRLAGRQPVSTVTHADLEDVHASSGLTTVLSIAVGPNIFYVDYCSSDPRFAYLAENYVRRSLIRTSGGWILLAGMEKRDLWAYIQSLPDEDRDTVERFFAALPEIEQTGICASPNESTDGDGVSVAVRENGKTVAAVGVIAPHTVITKERDRLVALLEQGARSWSDRSVRP, encoded by the coding sequence ATGCAACCAGAGGACGCCCTCAATGTTCGAGGCCGCAGTCGCCATCGAACCGTGGACCGCATTGCTGCGATTCTCGAGCTCGTAGCCCGATCCCGCACCGGACTCACCTTGAGTGGGATGGCCAAAGAGCTCGACGCGCCGATCAGTTCGACGCAAGGTCTCGTCAACGGCCTCGTTGCGACGGGTTATCTCGAGGAGCACGAGCGACGGTACTCGCTCGGCAGTGCCCCGTATCTACTCAACCGCCTCGCTGGGCGGCAGCCCGTCTCGACGGTCACGCACGCCGACCTCGAAGACGTCCACGCGAGTTCCGGCTTGACGACCGTGCTGTCGATCGCCGTCGGTCCGAACATCTTCTACGTCGACTACTGCTCTTCCGACCCACGGTTCGCGTACCTCGCCGAGAACTACGTGAGGCGATCGCTCATCCGTACCTCCGGCGGCTGGATACTGCTTGCCGGGATGGAGAAGCGTGACCTCTGGGCGTACATCCAGTCTCTGCCCGACGAGGATCGCGACACTGTCGAGCGGTTCTTCGCTGCCCTGCCGGAGATCGAACAGACCGGAATCTGCGCCTCCCCCAACGAGTCGACGGACGGCGACGGTGTCTCGGTCGCGGTTCGTGAGAACGGCAAGACCGTCGCCGCCGTCGGTGTCATCGCACCACACACCGTGATCACGAAGGAACGCGACAGGCTGGTCGCGCTCTTGGAGCAAGGTGCCCGGAGTTGGTCCGATCGCAGCGTACGACCGTAA
- a CDS encoding alpha/beta hydrolase, giving the protein MALDPAVKNLIDTLNEQGLKSFEQMSIAEVREVVESFSGLQAPKADVARVVDTVYPGPGGDQAVRLYIPESETPLPIVVYIHGGGWVAGSLDVTEQPCRALAADAKVVVAALSYRLAPEHKFPAAPEDAFAGLNWVVEHAADFGGDGTRVAVMGDSAGGNLAAVTALRARDTGAPALRAQVLIYPVIDGTARFPSREENAEGYLVTTAAIDWFWEQYLATPEDAENPYASPAKAADLSGLPSTLLLLNEYEVTRDEGVDYGRRLADQGVPVQVELYEGLVHAVYWMTGAIPRSAELHGAVVEFLGKQFSG; this is encoded by the coding sequence ATGGCACTCGATCCTGCGGTCAAGAATTTGATAGATACTTTGAACGAGCAGGGACTGAAGTCGTTCGAGCAGATGAGCATTGCTGAAGTCCGTGAGGTCGTCGAGTCCTTCAGCGGCCTCCAGGCACCGAAGGCGGACGTCGCTCGTGTCGTCGACACGGTCTACCCCGGCCCCGGTGGCGACCAGGCAGTGCGTCTCTACATCCCGGAGTCCGAAACACCTCTGCCGATCGTGGTGTACATCCACGGCGGTGGCTGGGTCGCCGGCAGCCTCGACGTCACCGAGCAGCCATGTCGCGCACTCGCCGCCGATGCGAAAGTCGTCGTGGCTGCACTGAGTTACCGGCTGGCTCCCGAGCACAAGTTTCCTGCCGCACCCGAAGATGCGTTCGCCGGACTGAACTGGGTCGTCGAGCACGCAGCCGACTTCGGTGGCGACGGCACGCGCGTAGCCGTCATGGGTGACAGCGCCGGAGGCAACCTGGCCGCGGTCACAGCCCTCCGGGCACGCGACACCGGCGCCCCGGCACTGCGCGCTCAGGTATTGATCTATCCGGTCATCGACGGCACGGCACGATTCCCGTCGCGCGAGGAGAACGCCGAGGGGTACTTGGTCACCACGGCAGCCATCGACTGGTTCTGGGAGCAGTACCTGGCCACCCCGGAAGACGCCGAGAATCCGTATGCCTCCCCGGCCAAGGCCGCGGATCTGTCCGGGCTTCCCTCCACTCTGCTGTTGCTCAACGAATACGAGGTCACTCGGGACGAGGGCGTGGACTACGGCCGGAGGTTGGCCGACCAGGGCGTCCCCGTGCAGGTCGAACTGTATGAAGGCCTTGTCCATGCCGTGTACTGGATGACCGGTGCCATTCCGCGCAGCGCTGAACTGCACGGTGCCGTCGTCGAATTCCTCGGCAAGCAGTTCTCCGGCTGA